A DNA window from Actinomycetes bacterium contains the following coding sequences:
- the ppdK gene encoding pyruvate, phosphate dikinase yields the protein MTKYVYDFTEGSKDMKDLLGGKGANLAEMTNLGLPVPPGFIITTEACKTYLDSGDEPVEMRDEVSQHLAALERTMGRSLGQADDPLLVSVRSGAKFSMPGMMETVLNIGLNDESVQGLAKQAGSERFAWDSYRRLIQMFGKTVLDIDGEHFEDAIDDAKKAKGTQNDLDLDEHDLRALVDTFKGIVREHGRREFPTDPREQMDLAVRAVFDSWNAPRAILYRRQERIPADLGTAVNVCTMVFGNLGMDSGTGVAFTRDPGSGHQGIYGDYLQNAQGEDVVAGIRNTIPLQDLEGIDKPAYDELMGIMEKLENHYRDLCDIEFTIERNKLWMLQTRVGKRTAAAAFRIATQLVDQGLIDLDEALTRVTGDQLAQLMFPRFDAKADKEQIAKGMNASPGAAVGKAVFDSDRAEEMAHRGEQVILVRRETNPDDLNGMIAAQGILTSRGGKTSHAAVVARGMGKTCVCGAEELDVDLKARKFTARGGAVVNEGDVISIDGTSGAVYLGEVPVESSEVVLYFEGEIDPAAGDTDELVEAVHRLVGHADEKRRLGVRANSDTPEDSERARRFGAEGIGLCRTEHMFLGDRRQHVERLILADTDDERQAALDTLEPLQRDDFVGIFTAMDGLPVTVRLLDPPLHEFLPDLTDLSVKVAVAEERGEDTSHDQKLLDAVRRLHEQNPMLGLRGVRLGLVVPGLFGMQVKAIAEAAAQLQAEGKSPKAEIMVPLVGAIQELEAIRDEALSILSDVQERTGQDLHALIGTMIEVPRAAMTAGQIAEAAEFFSYGTNDLTQMGWGFSRDDVEAAFFSRYLDLGIFGVSPFESLDRDGIGRMVRIATEEGRAARPGLKVGVCGEHGGDPDSVHFFHEVGLDYVSCSPFRVPVARLEAGRASVVSDGSDSR from the coding sequence ATGACGAAGTACGTCTACGACTTCACCGAGGGCAGCAAGGACATGAAGGACCTGCTCGGTGGCAAGGGGGCGAACCTCGCGGAGATGACCAACCTCGGTCTGCCCGTGCCCCCCGGGTTCATCATCACGACCGAGGCATGCAAGACCTACCTCGACTCCGGCGACGAGCCGGTCGAGATGCGCGACGAGGTCAGCCAGCACCTGGCGGCGCTGGAGCGGACGATGGGCCGGTCCCTCGGCCAGGCCGACGACCCGCTGCTCGTGTCGGTGCGCTCCGGCGCGAAGTTCTCGATGCCGGGGATGATGGAGACCGTCCTCAACATCGGTCTCAACGACGAGTCGGTGCAGGGCCTGGCCAAGCAGGCCGGCAGCGAGCGCTTCGCCTGGGACTCCTACCGGCGCCTGATCCAGATGTTCGGCAAGACGGTCCTCGACATCGACGGTGAGCACTTCGAGGACGCCATCGACGACGCCAAGAAGGCCAAGGGCACCCAGAACGACCTCGACCTCGACGAGCACGACCTCCGCGCGCTGGTCGACACCTTCAAGGGCATCGTGCGCGAGCACGGTCGGCGGGAGTTCCCGACCGACCCCCGGGAGCAGATGGACCTCGCCGTGCGAGCCGTCTTCGACTCGTGGAACGCCCCGCGGGCCATCCTCTACCGCCGTCAGGAGCGCATCCCGGCGGACCTGGGCACCGCGGTCAACGTCTGCACGATGGTCTTCGGCAACCTCGGCATGGACTCCGGCACCGGTGTTGCCTTCACCCGCGACCCCGGCTCCGGGCACCAGGGCATCTACGGCGACTACCTGCAGAACGCCCAGGGCGAGGACGTCGTCGCCGGCATCCGAAACACCATCCCGCTGCAGGACCTCGAGGGCATCGACAAGCCGGCGTACGACGAGCTGATGGGCATCATGGAGAAGCTCGAGAACCATTACCGAGACCTGTGCGACATCGAGTTCACCATCGAGCGGAACAAGCTGTGGATGCTGCAGACCCGGGTCGGCAAGCGCACCGCCGCCGCGGCGTTCCGCATCGCGACCCAGCTGGTCGACCAGGGCCTGATCGACCTCGACGAGGCGCTGACACGGGTCACCGGCGACCAGCTCGCCCAGCTGATGTTCCCCAGGTTCGACGCCAAGGCCGACAAGGAGCAGATCGCCAAGGGCATGAACGCCTCGCCCGGAGCGGCGGTCGGCAAGGCCGTCTTCGACTCCGACCGGGCCGAGGAGATGGCCCACCGGGGCGAGCAGGTCATCCTGGTCCGCCGCGAGACCAACCCTGACGACCTCAACGGCATGATCGCCGCGCAGGGCATCCTCACCAGCCGCGGCGGCAAGACCTCGCACGCGGCCGTCGTCGCTCGCGGCATGGGCAAGACCTGCGTGTGCGGCGCCGAGGAGCTCGACGTCGACCTCAAGGCCCGGAAGTTCACCGCGCGCGGCGGCGCCGTCGTCAACGAGGGCGACGTCATCTCGATCGACGGTACGTCCGGCGCGGTCTACCTCGGCGAGGTCCCGGTCGAGTCGTCCGAGGTCGTCCTCTACTTCGAGGGCGAGATCGACCCGGCCGCTGGCGACACCGACGAGCTGGTCGAGGCCGTGCACCGGCTCGTGGGACACGCCGACGAGAAGCGCCGGCTCGGGGTGCGCGCCAACTCCGACACCCCGGAGGACTCCGAGCGGGCCCGTCGCTTCGGTGCCGAGGGCATCGGCCTCTGCCGCACCGAGCACATGTTCCTCGGGGACCGACGTCAGCACGTCGAGCGGCTGATCCTCGCCGACACTGACGACGAGCGGCAGGCCGCTCTGGACACGCTCGAGCCGCTGCAGCGCGACGACTTCGTCGGCATCTTCACCGCGATGGACGGCCTGCCGGTGACGGTCCGGCTCCTGGACCCGCCACTGCACGAGTTCCTGCCCGACCTCACCGACCTGTCGGTCAAGGTCGCCGTAGCGGAGGAGAGGGGCGAGGACACCTCGCACGACCAGAAGCTGCTCGACGCGGTCCGCCGACTGCACGAGCAGAACCCGATGCTCGGCCTGCGCGGCGTGCGGCTCGGCCTCGTCGTGCCCGGCCTCTTCGGCATGCAGGTCAAGGCCATCGCCGAGGCCGCGGCCCAGCTGCAGGCGGAGGGGAAGTCGCCGAAGGCCGAGATCATGGTCCCGCTCGTCGGGGCGATCCAGGAGCTCGAGGCGATCCGCGACGAGGCGCTCTCGATCCTCTCGGACGTCCAGGAGCGCACCGGCCAGGACCTGCACGCGCTGATCGGCACGATGATCGAGGTGCCGCGCGCCGCGATGACGGCCGGGCAGATCGCCGAGGCGGCCGAGTTCTTCTCCTACGGGACCAACGACCTGACCCAGATGGGCTGGGGCTTCTCGCGCGACGACGTCGAGGCGGCGTTCTTCAGCCGCTACCTCGACCTCGGCATCTTCGGGGTGTCGCCGTTCGAGTCGCTGGACCGCGACGGCATCGGCCGGATGGTCCGCATCGCGACCGAGGAGGGGCGCGCCGCTCGGCCCGGCCTCAAGGTCGGTGTCTGCGGCGAGCACGGCGGCGACCCGGACTCGGTGCACTTCTTCCACGAGGTCGGTCTGGACTACGTCTCGTGTTCGCCGTTCCGGGTCCCGGTGGCCCGCCTCGAGGCTGGTCGGGCCTCGGTCGTGAGCGACGGGAGCGACAGCCGGTGA
- a CDS encoding GNAT family N-acetyltransferase, translating to MTRSPDAANGAKVATGGAGYAVVVAGALPDLDQRLSDELDRVNAAATTGVAPARELTVRILDADGELAAGVSGWTWGVAAGIGMTWVREASRGDGLGSKLLAEFEAEARSRGATHVFVTSFTFQAPGFYERHGYREIFRWQGVPTYDGADVHLRKDL from the coding sequence ATGACCCGGTCCCCTGACGCCGCCAACGGCGCAAAGGTCGCGACGGGCGGTGCCGGCTACGCCGTGGTCGTCGCCGGCGCCCTGCCTGATCTCGACCAGCGGCTGTCCGACGAGCTCGATCGGGTCAACGCAGCTGCGACCACCGGCGTCGCGCCGGCGCGCGAGCTGACCGTGCGGATCCTGGACGCCGACGGGGAGCTCGCGGCCGGCGTGAGCGGCTGGACCTGGGGAGTCGCCGCGGGCATCGGCATGACGTGGGTGCGCGAGGCGTCACGGGGCGACGGGCTCGGCAGCAAGCTGCTCGCGGAGTTCGAGGCCGAGGCGAGGTCGCGCGGGGCGACGCACGTGTTCGTCACCTCGTTCACCTTCCAGGCGCCGGGGTTCTACGAGCGCCACGGCTACCGCGAGATCTTCCGGTGGCAGGGCGTCCCCACCTATGACGGCGCCGACGTCCACCTGCGCAAGGACCTGTGA
- a CDS encoding GNAT family protein has product MELVGARTTLVPVTPSHVADLRQILATPQVSARWGDEAASDAWPYDDSSAVRFAILFDGVVRGMVQYGEEDDPMYRHASIDVFVDPAVHGRGVGRDAVATLAAHLVDDRGQHRIVIDPAADNVPAIRCYAAVGFRPVGVMRRYERDPVTDEWHDGLLMDLLAEELVRRPCIGT; this is encoded by the coding sequence GTGGAGCTCGTCGGCGCACGGACGACCCTGGTGCCGGTCACGCCGTCGCACGTCGCCGACCTGCGGCAGATCCTCGCGACGCCCCAGGTGAGCGCCCGTTGGGGCGATGAGGCGGCATCGGACGCCTGGCCGTACGACGACTCGTCGGCGGTGCGCTTCGCGATCCTCTTCGACGGCGTCGTGCGCGGGATGGTGCAGTACGGCGAGGAGGACGACCCGATGTACCGCCACGCGTCGATTGACGTGTTCGTCGACCCGGCTGTGCACGGCCGCGGAGTCGGACGCGACGCCGTCGCGACTCTGGCCGCCCACCTGGTCGACGACCGCGGCCAGCACCGGATCGTCATCGACCCGGCCGCCGACAACGTGCCGGCGATCCGCTGCTACGCCGCGGTCGGCTTCCGCCCGGTGGGCGTGATGCGCCGCTACGAGCGCGACCCGGTCACCGACGAATGGCACGACGGTCTGCTGATGGACCTGCTGGCAGAGGAGCTGGTGCGGCGGCCGTGCATCGGCACCTGA
- a CDS encoding YdcF family protein — MLIVPRLVVKALAAVVVCCLLVFLGTATFVWWTARQDDRRVSDAIVVLGAAQFDGRPSSVFTARLVHARDLWKADVAPRVITVGGKLEGDRFTEAEAGRAWLAENGVPAERIAAVPTGTDTLSSLSAVQDHMQRRGWSTAVVVTDPWHALRAGSMASGTGMNAVVSPTRRGPAVRTRATELRYIVRETFGYLYWKIFNRSSDSGPNAV; from the coding sequence TTGCTGATCGTCCCCCGTCTGGTCGTCAAGGCACTGGCGGCCGTCGTCGTCTGCTGCCTGCTCGTCTTCCTCGGCACCGCGACGTTCGTCTGGTGGACCGCCCGCCAGGACGACCGCCGGGTGTCGGACGCGATCGTCGTGCTGGGCGCCGCCCAGTTCGACGGCCGGCCCTCGTCGGTCTTCACCGCCCGACTGGTCCACGCCCGCGACCTGTGGAAGGCCGACGTGGCGCCACGGGTCATCACGGTCGGCGGCAAGCTCGAGGGCGACCGCTTCACCGAGGCCGAGGCCGGCCGCGCGTGGCTGGCGGAGAACGGCGTGCCCGCCGAGCGGATCGCCGCGGTGCCGACCGGCACCGACACCCTCAGCAGCCTCTCCGCGGTGCAGGATCACATGCAGCGGCGCGGCTGGTCCACCGCCGTCGTCGTCACCGACCCCTGGCACGCCCTGCGGGCCGGGTCCATGGCCAGCGGGACCGGCATGAACGCGGTCGTGTCACCGACCCGGCGCGGCCCGGCCGTCCGCACGCGGGCGACCGAGCTGCGCTACATCGTCCGGGAGACCTTCGGCTACCTGTACTGGAAGATCTTCAACCGCAGCTCCGACTCGGGTCCCAACGCTGTCTGA
- a CDS encoding DUF998 domain-containing protein, translated as MRRPWTTRRPLAPVGLVSSAAAPVLLIGGWTIAAAHQQGGFDSVQLTISDLAGLGADDRWLMTGALAGLGLCHVTTAAALGDAATAGRVVLAGGGLATVLVGVFPLPADGAGSVPHTVVASVAFLALSVWPVLAARRDAVGPLLRPLPAATATAALVGCLTWFGVQLRADDSVGLAERVTAGLQSLWPLAVTTTVALAARRRR; from the coding sequence GTGCGCCGGCCCTGGACGACCCGCCGCCCGCTCGCGCCCGTGGGCCTGGTCTCCTCGGCGGCCGCCCCCGTCCTGCTGATCGGCGGCTGGACCATCGCCGCCGCACACCAGCAGGGCGGCTTCGACTCGGTGCAGCTCACGATCAGCGACCTCGCCGGGCTCGGCGCCGACGACCGCTGGCTGATGACCGGGGCGCTGGCCGGATTGGGGCTCTGCCACGTCACCACCGCGGCCGCCCTGGGTGACGCCGCGACGGCCGGGCGGGTGGTGCTCGCCGGCGGCGGGCTCGCCACCGTTCTGGTGGGAGTCTTCCCGCTGCCCGCGGACGGGGCCGGCTCGGTGCCGCACACCGTGGTGGCCTCGGTCGCGTTCCTCGCCCTGTCGGTCTGGCCGGTCCTCGCGGCGCGGCGCGACGCTGTCGGCCCGTTGCTGCGCCCTCTGCCGGCAGCGACGGCCACCGCAGCGCTGGTCGGCTGCCTCACCTGGTTCGGCGTCCAGCTGCGCGCCGACGACTCGGTCGGTCTGGCGGAGCGGGTGACGGCGGGGCTGCAGTCGCTGTGGCCGCTGGCGGTCACCACGACCGTCGCCCTGGCCGCGCGACGCCGTCGCTAG
- a CDS encoding HNH endonuclease signature motif containing protein has product MAATVSEAVEFGWGPGAAGRQVIDRGRDSYRPSPRMRAFLAARNQVCGFPGCNRRAHDCECDHVVNHGLPNGRTIAVNLGPLGRTYVKGTDPSLP; this is encoded by the coding sequence ATGGCAGCGACGGTGTCCGAGGCGGTCGAGTTCGGGTGGGGCCCCGGCGCTGCTGGACGCCAGGTCATCGACCGCGGCCGCGACAGCTACCGGCCGTCCCCGCGGATGCGAGCGTTCCTCGCCGCCCGGAACCAGGTGTGCGGATTCCCCGGCTGCAACCGGCGGGCTCACGACTGCGAGTGCGACCACGTCGTCAACCACGGCCTGCCCAACGGCCGGACCATCGCGGTCAATCTCGGCCCCCTCGGCAGGACCTACGTCAAGGGCACCGACCCGTCACTGCCCTGA
- a CDS encoding deoxyguanosinetriphosphate triphosphohydrolase: MSDVAPPDERWVPEPAKRSGRTAFDRDRARVLHSSALRRLAGKTQVVVPGESDFPRTRLTHSLECAQIGRGIGQALGCDPDLVETACLAHDLGHPPFGHTGEAALAAVADPAGGFEGNAQSLRILTRLEAKAFAPDGRSVGLNLTRAVLDASCKYPWGRETDPRKFGVYADDRDVFAWLRLGAPEGARCVEAQVMDWADDVAYSVHDLEDAVHSGHLRLDALRDPAERAAVAARTVERHPSLSDDDVLQAMDRLVSLPDWPAGYDGSQRDLAALKNLTSQLIGRFARAAQDATTDAYGDAPLSRHSADLVVPAAVRAEVEVLKAVADRYVMSRDEAARRYELQTQLVHELVDLLSATAPVSLDPILRDAWADASDDPARLRVVLDQVASLTDASAVSLRGRLASRSQRGEDDRHG, from the coding sequence CTGTCTGACGTCGCACCTCCCGACGAGCGCTGGGTCCCCGAGCCGGCCAAGCGCTCCGGTCGCACGGCCTTCGACCGGGACCGGGCGCGTGTGCTGCACTCCTCGGCGCTGCGGCGGCTCGCCGGCAAGACCCAGGTCGTGGTGCCGGGGGAGAGCGACTTCCCGCGCACCCGGCTCACCCACTCCCTGGAGTGCGCGCAGATCGGTCGCGGCATCGGCCAGGCGCTCGGCTGCGACCCCGACCTGGTGGAGACCGCCTGCCTGGCGCACGACCTGGGACACCCGCCGTTCGGCCACACCGGCGAGGCGGCGCTGGCCGCGGTCGCGGACCCGGCCGGCGGGTTCGAGGGCAACGCCCAGAGCCTGCGGATCCTCACCCGTCTCGAGGCCAAGGCCTTCGCGCCGGACGGCCGGAGCGTCGGGCTGAACCTGACCCGGGCGGTGCTCGACGCCTCGTGCAAGTACCCGTGGGGCCGCGAGACGGACCCGCGCAAGTTCGGCGTCTACGCCGACGACCGCGACGTCTTCGCCTGGCTGCGTCTCGGCGCCCCGGAGGGAGCGCGCTGCGTCGAGGCCCAGGTCATGGACTGGGCCGACGACGTCGCCTACTCCGTGCACGACCTGGAGGACGCCGTCCACTCCGGCCACCTGCGGCTGGACGCGCTGCGCGACCCGGCCGAACGCGCGGCGGTGGCCGCGCGCACGGTCGAGCGGCATCCGTCCCTGAGCGACGACGACGTACTCCAGGCCATGGACCGGCTGGTGTCGCTCCCGGACTGGCCGGCCGGTTACGACGGCTCGCAGCGTGACCTGGCCGCCCTCAAGAACCTCACCAGCCAGCTGATCGGCCGCTTCGCCCGGGCAGCCCAGGACGCGACGACCGACGCCTATGGTGACGCGCCCCTCTCGCGTCACTCGGCCGACCTGGTCGTGCCGGCCGCCGTCCGCGCGGAGGTGGAGGTCCTCAAGGCCGTCGCCGACCGCTACGTCATGTCGCGCGACGAGGCAGCACGGCGGTACGAGCTGCAGACCCAGCTCGTGCACGAACTGGTCGACCTGCTGTCGGCGACGGCTCCCGTGTCGCTCGACCCGATCCTGCGCGACGCCTGGGCTGACGCCTCCGATGACCCCGCCCGGCTGCGGGTGGTGCTGGACCAGGTCGCGTCGCTGACCGACGCGTCCGCCGTCTCGCTGCGGGGCCGCCTGGCGTCGAGGTCCCAGCGAGGTGAGGATGACCGTCATGGCTGA
- a CDS encoding YciI family protein, giving the protein MPRDPNIPDEFDVYTVVVLRRPADAPEMSDEALDELQALHLAYRAELRQQGTLVVNGPFGEQSAPAYRGMSIFACDPAEAARISDGDPSVVAGRLTYDVMEWWVRAGSLRFPFADGPVGDRRAMPDD; this is encoded by the coding sequence GTGCCACGCGACCCCAACATCCCGGACGAGTTCGACGTCTACACGGTCGTGGTCCTGCGGCGGCCGGCTGATGCGCCGGAGATGTCGGACGAGGCGCTCGACGAGCTCCAGGCGCTCCACCTCGCCTACCGGGCCGAGCTGCGGCAGCAGGGCACCCTGGTCGTGAACGGGCCGTTCGGCGAGCAGAGCGCCCCGGCCTACCGCGGGATGTCGATCTTCGCCTGCGACCCGGCGGAGGCTGCTCGCATCTCCGACGGCGACCCCTCGGTGGTCGCCGGCCGGCTGACGTATGACGTCATGGAGTGGTGGGTCCGGGCGGGGTCGCTCCGGTTCCCGTTCGCCGACGGCCCGGTCGGCGACCGCCGCGCGATGCCGGACGACTGA
- a CDS encoding AAA family ATPase, with translation MNRTNRTPLVGREQELAVLTGLVERSTRGGAPLVFVHGEAGIGKTALVRALVAEARDVTVLAAAGEETETALSLGVVGQLLDRARSRAHRADPPPTAFAAGAALVAAVSDLEVERPVLLWVDDLHWVDAPSQQAILFALRRLTVDPVCTVVSARSFDDPAVAPGFLRLHRDPRATDLALHGLDAAAVGALAQQHGVDLPVGTARRLAEHTSGNPLWSTALLRELSPEQLSSLPPELPAPGELRAVVVALLDRASTGARRLVEASAVAGADWPLGLLARAGSVTAPATALAEAVGAGLVTEVPGPPPHVRPAHALVRAAVLSSVTTGRRLDLHARLAELAPDARQRLRHEIAASPGADDALSARAAAAAAEAGTRGDLVGATELLEAAARLGTDPERDGRLLDEAAATGLMSGDVHRARALVGALADLEPTPRRLLLRAWLALNEGQHPEAEARLRVALERAASSDDRTVLPEASRLMAHVLLLGGREAEAVGHARRAVELEPAATLGASMARAVLVTSLALLGRHDEMEEAAGFGDEPRPDQLITAVCRGNARSYVGDWVGATRDLGTVVRASRVIGISDFLSAAWANLAKVQYLTGDWDSARQNAEQAVELVDDTDQFWAISPVHSTAALVPARRGDWDTARTHVEIALAAARSHQEAMSIRYAGTAAATLAHSRGRPDEVLEAVAPVVESYAGAMPGQPGTLEWPALYAEALVRTGRREDARRVIDDLEANEVRTWLTAPVARVHGLVQAADGALDQALATFDRAAGLATDRDLPFDLALVRLERGSVLFRTGRRADALVDVRAALDGFVALGARPFVDLAAADLAALGAAAAVSTSPRPTLTPQELAVSRLVRDGLTNREIATELFLSTKTVEFHLRHVYMKLGIRSRTQLVARSAELLDLRQVQDERDPTL, from the coding sequence ATGAACCGCACGAACCGCACGCCGTTGGTTGGTCGAGAGCAGGAGCTGGCAGTCCTGACGGGGCTGGTCGAGCGCTCCACGCGGGGTGGTGCACCGCTCGTCTTCGTGCACGGCGAGGCCGGCATCGGGAAGACGGCGCTGGTCCGGGCGCTGGTCGCCGAGGCCAGGGATGTCACCGTCCTGGCCGCGGCCGGCGAGGAGACCGAGACCGCACTGAGCCTCGGCGTGGTCGGCCAGCTGCTCGACCGGGCGAGGTCTCGTGCGCACCGAGCTGACCCGCCACCCACTGCGTTCGCGGCCGGAGCCGCACTCGTCGCCGCGGTCTCCGACCTCGAGGTTGAACGGCCGGTCCTGCTCTGGGTCGACGACCTGCACTGGGTGGACGCCCCGTCTCAGCAGGCGATCCTCTTCGCCCTCCGCCGGCTGACGGTCGACCCGGTCTGCACCGTGGTGAGCGCCCGCTCGTTCGACGACCCGGCGGTCGCACCGGGCTTCCTTCGGCTGCACCGGGACCCGCGGGCGACCGACCTCGCCCTGCACGGCCTCGACGCGGCAGCGGTGGGCGCGCTCGCGCAGCAGCACGGCGTGGACCTGCCGGTCGGCACTGCCCGCCGCCTGGCCGAGCACACGAGCGGCAACCCGCTGTGGTCGACCGCCCTGCTCCGCGAGCTGTCCCCCGAGCAGCTCTCGTCGTTGCCGCCGGAGCTCCCGGCACCCGGCGAGCTCCGCGCCGTCGTCGTCGCGCTGCTCGACCGCGCGTCGACGGGCGCGCGGCGCCTGGTCGAGGCATCGGCGGTGGCCGGGGCGGACTGGCCGCTCGGTCTGCTGGCCCGGGCCGGCTCGGTCACCGCGCCGGCCACCGCGCTCGCGGAGGCGGTCGGCGCCGGCCTGGTCACGGAGGTGCCGGGCCCGCCGCCGCACGTCCGGCCGGCGCACGCCCTGGTCCGGGCCGCCGTCCTGTCCTCCGTCACGACGGGTCGGCGCCTCGACCTCCACGCCCGTCTCGCGGAGCTCGCCCCGGACGCACGGCAGCGGCTGCGACACGAGATCGCGGCGTCACCCGGCGCCGACGACGCCCTCTCCGCGCGAGCGGCGGCGGCCGCGGCGGAGGCGGGCACCCGGGGTGACCTGGTCGGGGCCACCGAGCTGCTGGAGGCAGCGGCCCGGCTGGGCACCGACCCGGAGAGGGACGGTCGGCTGCTCGACGAGGCTGCTGCAACCGGCCTCATGAGCGGGGACGTGCACCGGGCAAGGGCGCTGGTCGGCGCGCTCGCCGACCTCGAGCCGACGCCGCGCCGCCTGCTGCTGCGGGCCTGGCTGGCGCTCAACGAGGGCCAGCACCCGGAGGCGGAGGCGCGGCTGCGTGTCGCCCTCGAGCGTGCCGCGAGCTCCGACGACCGGACGGTCCTGCCGGAGGCGAGCCGCCTGATGGCCCACGTCCTGCTGCTCGGCGGCCGGGAGGCCGAGGCGGTCGGCCACGCCCGCCGGGCCGTCGAGCTCGAGCCCGCCGCGACCCTGGGGGCCAGCATGGCTCGGGCCGTCCTGGTGACGTCGCTGGCCCTGCTCGGCCGGCACGACGAGATGGAGGAGGCCGCCGGCTTCGGCGACGAGCCACGGCCGGACCAGCTGATCACCGCGGTCTGCCGCGGCAACGCGCGGTCCTACGTCGGGGACTGGGTCGGTGCCACCCGCGACCTGGGCACGGTCGTCCGGGCCAGCCGTGTCATCGGCATCTCCGACTTCCTCAGCGCCGCCTGGGCGAACCTGGCCAAGGTGCAGTACCTCACCGGCGACTGGGACTCCGCCCGGCAGAACGCCGAGCAGGCCGTGGAGCTGGTCGATGACACCGACCAGTTCTGGGCGATCTCGCCGGTGCACTCCACCGCCGCGCTCGTCCCGGCCCGCCGGGGCGACTGGGACACCGCCCGGACGCACGTCGAGATCGCGCTCGCAGCTGCCAGGAGTCACCAGGAGGCGATGAGCATCCGGTATGCGGGCACGGCGGCGGCCACGCTCGCGCACAGCCGGGGCCGTCCCGACGAGGTCCTCGAGGCAGTGGCCCCGGTGGTCGAGAGCTACGCCGGCGCGATGCCGGGCCAGCCGGGGACGCTCGAGTGGCCGGCGCTCTACGCGGAGGCGCTGGTCCGGACCGGTCGGCGGGAGGATGCCCGGCGGGTCATCGACGACCTCGAGGCCAACGAGGTCCGGACGTGGCTGACGGCCCCGGTGGCCCGGGTGCACGGCCTGGTACAGGCGGCCGACGGCGCCCTGGATCAGGCGCTGGCGACGTTCGACCGGGCCGCAGGCCTGGCCACCGACCGGGACCTGCCCTTCGACCTCGCCCTGGTCCGCCTGGAGCGGGGGTCGGTACTGTTCCGCACGGGACGGCGGGCCGACGCCTTGGTGGACGTGCGGGCGGCGCTCGACGGCTTCGTCGCGCTGGGGGCCCGTCCCTTCGTCGACCTGGCTGCCGCCGACCTCGCCGCCCTCGGCGCCGCCGCGGCCGTCAGCACCTCACCGAGACCGACTCTCACTCCGCAGGAGCTCGCCGTGAGTCGCCTGGTGCGGGACGGCCTGACCAACCGGGAGATCGCGACCGAGCTCTTCCTCAGCACCAAGACGGTCGAGTTCCACCTCCGGCACGTCTACATGAAGCTCGGCATCCGCTCGCGCACCCAGCTCGTCGCCCGGTCCGCCGAGCTGCTCGACCTGCGCCAGGTCCAGGACGAGCGAGACCCCACGCTCTGA
- a CDS encoding ester cyclase yields the protein MAFDIDGLLSLWFQDPGSDAEAAAAFGAFYTDPVVVNGKPVSLTDLVTRGAALRATFSDLRREILDVCEAGDKVAVAFRMTGHQTGVLATAAGPLPPTGREITVRVIDILTLTDGRISSLSMVADEMGALAAVDAVRLVDTA from the coding sequence ATGGCGTTCGACATCGACGGGCTGCTGAGCCTGTGGTTTCAGGACCCCGGCTCCGACGCGGAGGCGGCTGCTGCCTTCGGCGCGTTCTACACCGACCCGGTCGTGGTGAACGGCAAGCCCGTGTCGCTCACCGACCTGGTGACCCGCGGCGCCGCGCTGCGGGCGACGTTCAGCGACCTACGGCGCGAGATCCTCGACGTCTGCGAGGCGGGCGACAAGGTGGCGGTCGCCTTCCGGATGACCGGCCACCAGACCGGCGTGCTGGCCACTGCCGCCGGCCCGCTCCCGCCGACAGGTCGGGAGATCACGGTCCGCGTCATCGACATCCTCACCCTGACCGACGGCCGGATCAGCAGCCTCTCGATGGTCGCGGACGAGATGGGTGCCCTTGCCGCCGTCGACGCCGTACGCCTCGTCGACACGGCGTAG